The Pseudomonas eucalypticola genome has a window encoding:
- a CDS encoding IlvD/Edd family dehydratase: MSDKKPTLRSAQWFGTADKNGFMYRSWMKNQGIADHQFHGKPIIGICNTWSELTPCNAHFRTIAEHVKRGVLEAGGFPVEFPVFSNGESNLRPTAMLTRNLASMDVEEAIRGNPIDGVVLLTGCDKTTPALLMGAASCDVPAIVVTGGPMLNGKHKGRDIGAGTIVWQMHESLKAGQISLDEFLSAEAGMSRSAGTCNTMGTASTMACMAEALGTSLPHNAAIPAVDSRRYVLAHMSGMRAVEMVKEDLRLSKILTRQAFENAIRVNAAIGGSTNAVIHLKAIAGRIGVDLELDDWTRIGRGTPTLVDLQPSGRFLMEEFYYAGGLPAVLRRLGENNLIPHPEALTVNGKSLWDNVRNSPIYGDDEVIRAIDNPLVADGGICVLRGNLAPLGAVLKPSAATPALMKHRGRAVVFENFDQYKARINDPELDVDADSILVMKNCGPKGYPGMAEVGNMGLPAKLLAQGVTDMVRISDARMSGTAYGTVVLHVAPEAAAGGPLAAVKEGDYIELDCSTGRLHLDISEAELAARLADWQAPVNNLLAGGYRQLYVDHVMQADQGCDFDFLVGCRGAEVPRHSH, translated from the coding sequence ATGTCTGATAAGAAACCTACCCTGCGCTCGGCCCAGTGGTTCGGCACTGCCGACAAGAACGGCTTCATGTACCGCAGCTGGATGAAGAACCAGGGCATCGCCGACCATCAATTTCATGGCAAGCCGATCATCGGTATCTGTAACACCTGGTCGGAGCTGACCCCCTGCAACGCCCACTTCCGCACCATCGCCGAACACGTCAAGCGTGGCGTGCTGGAGGCCGGCGGCTTTCCGGTGGAGTTCCCGGTGTTCTCCAATGGCGAGTCGAACCTGCGCCCCACTGCCATGCTCACCCGCAACCTGGCAAGCATGGACGTGGAGGAAGCCATCCGCGGCAACCCCATCGACGGCGTGGTGTTGCTCACTGGCTGTGACAAGACCACCCCGGCCCTGCTGATGGGCGCTGCCAGTTGCGATGTGCCGGCCATCGTCGTCACGGGTGGGCCGATGCTCAACGGCAAGCACAAGGGCCGCGACATCGGCGCCGGCACCATCGTCTGGCAAATGCATGAATCGCTGAAAGCCGGGCAGATCAGCCTGGATGAATTCCTCTCGGCCGAAGCCGGCATGTCGCGCTCGGCCGGTACCTGCAACACCATGGGCACCGCCTCGACCATGGCCTGCATGGCCGAAGCCCTGGGCACCTCCCTGCCCCACAACGCCGCCATTCCCGCCGTGGACTCGCGCCGCTACGTGCTGGCGCACATGTCCGGCATGCGCGCGGTGGAGATGGTCAAGGAAGACCTGCGCCTGTCGAAGATCCTCACCCGCCAGGCCTTCGAAAACGCCATCCGCGTCAACGCGGCCATCGGGGGCTCGACCAATGCCGTCATCCACTTGAAAGCCATCGCCGGGCGCATTGGCGTGGACCTGGAACTGGACGACTGGACCCGCATCGGCCGCGGCACCCCCACCCTGGTGGACTTGCAACCGTCCGGGCGCTTCCTGATGGAGGAGTTCTACTATGCCGGCGGCCTGCCCGCTGTACTGCGCCGGCTGGGCGAGAACAACCTGATCCCCCACCCCGAAGCCCTCACCGTCAACGGCAAGAGCCTGTGGGACAACGTGCGCAACTCGCCCATCTACGGAGACGACGAAGTCATCCGCGCCATCGACAACCCCTTGGTGGCCGACGGCGGCATCTGTGTGCTGCGCGGCAACCTCGCGCCCCTGGGCGCGGTGCTCAAGCCTTCCGCGGCCACCCCGGCCCTGATGAAACACCGCGGCCGTGCCGTGGTGTTCGAGAACTTCGACCAGTACAAGGCGCGCATCAACGACCCGGAATTGGACGTGGACGCCGACTCCATCCTGGTGATGAAAAACTGCGGCCCCAAGGGTTACCCGGGCATGGCTGAAGTCGGCAACATGGGCCTGCCGGCCAAGCTGCTGGCCCAGGGCGTGACCGACATGGTGCGTATCTCCGACGCCCGCATGAGCGGCACCGCCTACGGCACCGTGGTGCTGCACGTCGCCCCCGAAGCGGCGGCCGGCGGCCCGTTGGCGGCGGTGAAGGAAGGTGACTACATCGAACTGGACTGCAGCACCGGGCGCCTGCACCTGGACATCAGCGAGGCGGAGCTGGCGGCGCGGCTGGCGGACTGGCAGGCGCCGGTGAACAACCTGCTGGCCGGGGGCTACCGGCAACTGTATGTGGACCATGTGATGCAGGCCGACCAGGGCTGTGACTTTGACTTCCTGGTAGGCTGCCGAGGGGCGGAGGTGCCACGGCATTCGCACTAG
- a CDS encoding MFS transporter: MSEELRLVRRITLKLIPFLILLYLVAYVDRSAVGFAKLHMGSDVGIGDAAYGMGAGLFFIGYFLLEIPSNLLLSRFGARRWFARIMITWGAITIGMAFVQGPNSFYVMRFLLGAAEAGFFPGVLYYITQWFPVRHRGKILGLFILSQPIAMMITGPVSGGLLGMDGVLGLHGWQWLFIAIGTPAILLTWPVLRWLPDGPAHVAWMTDVEKGWLAGELKKDLEVYGQTRHGNPLHALKDYRVLLLALFYLPVTLSIYGLGLWLPTLIKQFGGSDLVTGFVSAVPYIFGIVGLLIVPRSSDRLNDRYGHLAVLYVLGAAGLFFSAWLSVPVLQLAALSLVAFSLFSCTAVFWTLPGRFFAGASAAAGIALINSVGNLGGYIGPFVIGALKEYTGNLASGLYFLTGVMLFGLLLTGVVYRLLERRHALPAEQFAASARSAQPSART, encoded by the coding sequence ATGAGCGAAGAACTTCGCCTGGTCAGGCGTATCACCCTCAAGCTGATCCCCTTCCTGATCCTGCTGTACCTGGTGGCCTACGTGGACCGCTCTGCCGTGGGCTTCGCCAAGCTGCACATGGGCAGTGACGTGGGCATCGGTGATGCGGCCTACGGCATGGGCGCGGGGCTGTTCTTCATCGGCTACTTCCTCTTGGAAATTCCCAGCAACCTGCTGCTGTCGCGCTTTGGCGCGCGACGCTGGTTCGCGCGCATCATGATTACCTGGGGTGCCATCACCATCGGCATGGCATTCGTGCAGGGGCCCAACAGCTTCTACGTGATGCGCTTTCTGCTGGGGGCCGCTGAGGCGGGCTTCTTCCCTGGCGTGTTGTACTACATCACCCAGTGGTTCCCGGTGCGCCACCGGGGCAAGATCCTCGGCCTGTTCATCCTCTCCCAGCCCATCGCCATGATGATCACAGGCCCCGTGTCCGGTGGCCTGTTGGGCATGGACGGCGTCCTCGGGCTCCACGGCTGGCAGTGGCTGTTCATCGCCATCGGCACCCCGGCCATCCTGCTGACCTGGCCGGTGCTGCGCTGGCTGCCGGATGGCCCTGCGCACGTGGCGTGGATGACCGACGTGGAAAAAGGCTGGTTGGCCGGTGAGCTGAAAAAGGACCTGGAGGTATACGGCCAGACCCGCCACGGCAACCCGTTGCACGCGCTCAAGGACTACCGGGTGCTGCTGCTGGCGCTGTTCTACTTGCCCGTGACCCTCAGCATCTATGGCCTGGGCCTGTGGTTGCCGACCCTGATCAAACAGTTCGGCGGCAGTGACCTGGTGACCGGTTTCGTCTCGGCGGTGCCGTACATCTTCGGCATCGTCGGCCTGCTGATCGTGCCGCGCAGCTCCGACCGCCTCAATGACCGCTATGGCCACCTGGCCGTGCTGTATGTGCTGGGCGCGGCAGGGCTGTTCTTCAGTGCCTGGCTGAGCGTGCCGGTGCTGCAACTGGCGGCGCTGTCGCTGGTGGCCTTCTCGCTGTTTTCCTGCACGGCGGTGTTCTGGACCCTGCCGGGCCGTTTCTTCGCCGGTGCCAGTGCTGCTGCCGGGATTGCCCTGATCAACTCGGTGGGCAACCTGGGCGGCTACATCGGCCCGTTCGTCATCGGTGCGCTCAAGGAGTACACCGGCAACCTGGCCAGCGGCCTGTATTTCCTCACTGGCGTGATGCTCTTCGGCCTGCTGCTGACCGGCGTCGTCTACCGCTTGCTGGAGCGCCGCCATGCGCTGCCGGCCGAGCAGTTCGCTGCCAGTGCCCGCAGCGCGCAACCCAGCGCGCGTACCTGA
- the araD1 gene encoding AraD1 family protein, whose amino-acid sequence MRLVQFQLMDGQRRVGLVDGDRVHEVRGADSVRELALAAIEAGTGLARQVDDLGLGQHHDYLQLLDEGRILPPLDHPDPAHMLVTGTGLTHLGSAATRDKMHQQVGDESAITDSMKIFKWGLEGGKPAVGQAGVQPEWFYKGDGSIVVPPGGEFPVPPFAEDAGEEPELGGLYVIGHDGKPYRLGFALGNEFSDHVMERKNYLYLAHSKLRHCSYGPELRVGELPQHLAGTSRIWRDGKLLWEREFLSGAANMCHSFDNLEYHHFKYAQFLRPGDVHIHFFGTATLSFADGISTQVGDRFEISLDEFGAPLSNRVGRGEAVFTPSTVGIL is encoded by the coding sequence ATGCGTCTAGTGCAATTCCAATTGATGGATGGCCAGCGCCGCGTCGGCCTGGTCGATGGCGACCGCGTTCATGAAGTGCGCGGTGCCGACAGTGTGCGCGAGCTGGCCCTGGCGGCCATCGAGGCCGGCACCGGGCTGGCGCGCCAGGTCGATGACCTGGGGCTGGGCCAGCATCACGACTACCTGCAATTGCTGGACGAAGGCCGCATCCTGCCGCCCCTGGACCACCCGGACCCGGCGCACATGCTGGTCACCGGCACTGGCCTTACCCATCTCGGCAGCGCGGCCACCCGGGACAAGATGCACCAGCAGGTGGGCGACGAAAGCGCTATCACCGACAGTATGAAAATCTTCAAATGGGGTCTGGAGGGAGGCAAGCCGGCGGTGGGGCAGGCCGGCGTGCAGCCGGAATGGTTCTACAAAGGTGATGGCAGTATCGTGGTGCCGCCTGGTGGCGAATTTCCCGTACCGCCGTTTGCCGAGGATGCGGGCGAGGAACCCGAGCTTGGTGGGCTGTATGTCATCGGTCACGACGGCAAGCCCTACCGGCTGGGTTTCGCCTTGGGCAACGAGTTCTCCGACCATGTGATGGAGCGCAAGAACTACCTGTACCTGGCCCATTCCAAATTGCGCCATTGTTCTTACGGGCCGGAGCTGCGCGTGGGTGAATTGCCCCAGCACCTGGCAGGCACCAGCCGTATCTGGCGCGACGGCAAACTGCTGTGGGAGAGGGAATTCCTCAGCGGCGCGGCGAACATGTGCCACAGCTTCGACAACCTTGAATATCACCACTTCAAATATGCGCAGTTCCTGCGCCCGGGCGATGTGCACATCCATTTCTTCGGCACCGCCACGCTGTCGTTCGCCGACGGCATCAGTACGCAAGTGGGCGACCGGTTCGAGATCAGCCTGGATGAGTTCGGCGCGCCACTGAGCAACCGCGTCGGCCGGGGCGAAGCGGTGTTCACCCCAAGCACTGTCGGCATTCTGTGA
- a CDS encoding aldehyde dehydrogenase (NADP(+)), translating to MIRGHNYIGGGRSAQGSVVVKSVDASTGAELPFDFHQATPAEVDAAARAAQAAYPIYRSLSSERRAQFLEAIADELDHLGDDFVALVTQETALPAARIQGERSRTSGQMRLFAKVLRRGDFYGARIDRALPERAPLPRPDLRQYRIGVGPVAVFGASNFPLAFSTAGGDTAAALAAGCPVVFKAHSGHMATAERVADAILRAAVSTGMPAGVFNMIYGAGVGEALVKHPAIQAVGFTGSLKGGRALCDMAAARPQPIPVFAEMSSINPVILLPQALEVRGETVVRELTASVVQGGGQFCTNPGLVIGLKSPGFSVFAQQLAAAMGAQPAHTMLNAGTLRSYGKGLTALHAHEGIRHLAGEAQQGNQAQPQLFQADVSLLLEGDEVLQEEVFGPATVLVEVADTYQLQAALHALHGQLTATIIGEPSDLRQFGELTALLEQKVGRILLNGYPTGVEVCEAMVHGGPYPATSDAHGTSVGTLAIDRFLRPVCFQNYPDELLPEPLRNANPLGLTRLVDGAPSRAAL from the coding sequence ATGATTCGTGGTCATAACTACATTGGCGGCGGCCGCAGTGCCCAGGGCAGCGTGGTGGTCAAAAGCGTGGACGCCAGCACCGGCGCCGAGCTGCCGTTCGATTTCCACCAGGCCACCCCGGCTGAAGTGGACGCCGCTGCCCGGGCCGCCCAGGCGGCATACCCCATTTACCGCAGCCTGAGCAGCGAACGGCGGGCGCAGTTTCTGGAAGCCATCGCCGACGAACTCGATCACCTGGGGGATGATTTCGTCGCCCTGGTGACCCAGGAAACCGCGCTGCCTGCCGCGCGTATCCAGGGCGAGCGCAGCCGCACCAGCGGGCAGATGCGCTTGTTCGCCAAGGTGCTGCGCCGAGGGGATTTCTATGGGGCGCGCATCGACCGTGCCTTGCCCGAGCGCGCCCCGCTGCCGCGCCCGGACCTGCGCCAGTACCGCATCGGCGTAGGCCCGGTGGCCGTGTTCGGCGCCAGCAACTTCCCGCTGGCATTTTCCACCGCAGGGGGCGACACCGCCGCAGCCCTGGCTGCTGGCTGCCCGGTGGTGTTCAAGGCGCACAGCGGCCACATGGCCACCGCCGAGCGCGTCGCCGATGCGATCCTGCGGGCCGCCGTCAGCACCGGCATGCCTGCTGGCGTGTTCAACATGATCTACGGCGCCGGGGTAGGGGAGGCGCTGGTCAAGCACCCGGCCATCCAGGCGGTGGGGTTCACCGGCTCGCTCAAAGGCGGGCGCGCCCTGTGCGACATGGCGGCTGCGCGGCCCCAGCCCATTCCGGTGTTCGCCGAGATGTCCAGCATCAACCCGGTGATTCTGCTGCCCCAGGCGCTGGAAGTGCGCGGCGAAACCGTGGTCCGGGAACTGACCGCCTCGGTGGTGCAAGGGGGCGGGCAATTCTGCACCAACCCTGGCCTGGTGATCGGCCTGAAGTCGCCAGGTTTCAGTGTGTTCGCTCAGCAACTGGCCGCAGCCATGGGCGCGCAGCCGGCGCACACCATGCTCAACGCCGGTACCTTGCGCAGTTACGGTAAAGGGCTGACGGCGCTGCACGCCCATGAAGGCATCCGCCACCTGGCCGGTGAGGCGCAACAGGGCAACCAGGCGCAGCCACAGTTGTTCCAGGCGGATGTCAGCCTGTTGCTCGAGGGCGATGAAGTGCTGCAGGAAGAGGTCTTCGGCCCTGCCACTGTTCTCGTCGAGGTGGCCGATACGTACCAATTGCAGGCGGCGTTGCACGCCCTGCACGGCCAACTGACGGCGACCATCATCGGTGAGCCCAGTGACCTGCGTCAGTTTGGTGAGCTCACCGCGCTGCTGGAACAGAAGGTCGGGCGCATCCTGCTCAATGGTTACCCCACAGGGGTTGAAGTGTGCGAAGCCATGGTGCATGGCGGCCCGTACCCGGCCACTTCCGATGCCCATGGCACGTCGGTGGGCACCCTGGCCATCGACCGTTTCCTGCGGCCGGTGTGCTTCCAGAACTACCCCGACGAACTGCTGCCCGAGCCCTTGCGCAATGCCAACCCCCTGGGCTTGACCCGACTGGTGGACGGCGCCCCGAGCCGCGCCGCGCTCTGA
- a CDS encoding MFS transporter gives MATQTAALGAATGELSEDALYRKVNWRIVPLFILCFLFAYLDRVNISFAKLEMQSDLGFSDTVYGLGASLFFVGYFLFEVPSNLLLHRVGARLWIARIMITWGITSACMMLVQSEFWFYTLRFLIGVMEAGFVPGVLYFFTQWYPATRRARVNSYFKSSICLCGVVGGPLAGLILGSLDGAYGLAGWKWLFLLEAIPSIILGFVVLWFVSDRIEQATWLSPAQKALMLERLSQQPSTPASHSLSGLWKHPTTYVMSAIYLCLVMALTGLLFWMPQLIRSAGVADSLHIGLLTTLPYIGAAAFNVLMGISSDRHGERRWHMASCAMLCAVGYLVCAAFAGQLLPLMLGLSLIMAGLIAWMPIFWTIPPRFLSGVAAAAGIALINSLGQLGGVIAPYLIGRIKDLTGAATPALYVLSIISLLAVALILWGVPRRYYAREGATN, from the coding sequence ATGGCCACGCAAACCGCTGCACTGGGCGCCGCCACCGGCGAGCTGTCCGAGGACGCGCTGTACCGCAAGGTGAACTGGCGGATCGTGCCGCTGTTCATCCTCTGTTTTCTGTTCGCCTACCTGGACCGGGTCAACATCAGTTTCGCCAAGCTGGAAATGCAGAGCGACCTGGGCTTCAGCGATACCGTCTACGGCCTGGGCGCCAGCCTGTTCTTCGTCGGCTATTTTCTCTTCGAGGTGCCCAGCAACCTGTTGCTGCACCGCGTGGGGGCGCGGTTGTGGATAGCGCGCATCATGATCACCTGGGGCATCACCTCGGCGTGCATGATGCTGGTGCAGAGCGAGTTCTGGTTCTACACCCTGCGGTTTCTGATCGGGGTGATGGAGGCGGGGTTCGTGCCGGGCGTGCTGTATTTCTTCACCCAGTGGTACCCGGCCACGCGACGCGCCCGGGTCAACAGCTACTTCAAGAGTTCCATCTGCCTGTGCGGCGTGGTGGGTGGCCCGCTGGCGGGTTTGATCCTGGGCAGCCTCGATGGCGCCTATGGCCTGGCGGGGTGGAAGTGGCTGTTCCTGCTCGAAGCCATCCCGTCGATCATCCTTGGTTTCGTGGTGCTGTGGTTCGTCAGTGATCGTATCGAACAGGCTACGTGGCTCAGCCCCGCGCAGAAGGCGTTGATGCTTGAACGCCTGTCCCAGCAGCCATCGACCCCGGCGTCCCACTCCCTGAGCGGGTTGTGGAAACATCCGACTACCTACGTGATGTCAGCGATTTACCTGTGCCTGGTCATGGCCTTGACCGGGCTGTTGTTCTGGATGCCGCAATTGATCCGCAGCGCGGGGGTGGCCGACAGCCTGCACATCGGCCTGCTGACCACGCTGCCCTATATCGGCGCCGCGGCGTTCAACGTGCTGATGGGCATCAGCTCCGACCGCCATGGCGAGCGGCGCTGGCACATGGCGAGCTGCGCCATGCTCTGCGCGGTGGGCTACCTGGTGTGCGCGGCCTTCGCCGGCCAACTGCTGCCGCTGATGCTGGGCCTGAGCCTGATCATGGCCGGGCTGATCGCTTGGATGCCGATCTTCTGGACCATCCCGCCGCGTTTTCTCAGTGGCGTGGCCGCGGCCGCCGGCATTGCCCTGATCAACTCCCTCGGCCAGTTGGGCGGGGTGATCGCGCCCTACCTGATCGGCCGTATCAAGGACCTCACCGGTGCGGCCACCCCGGCCCTGTACGTGCTGAGCATCATCAGCCTGTTGGCGGTGGCGTTGATCCTGTGGGGGGTGCCGCGACGTTATTACGCACGGGAGGGTGCGACAAATTGA
- a CDS encoding DUF5629 family protein, which translates to MTGLTEQLETSGMLLIDDLHAFDFVLDAGELRIECMDGRELKRWRFTDAQLAAAHFDDALQAWQISNDTGSHRLVCLSAFSPSDEDDEQE; encoded by the coding sequence ATGACCGGCCTTACCGAACAACTAGAAACAAGCGGCATGTTGTTGATCGATGATCTGCATGCCTTTGATTTTGTCCTGGACGCGGGCGAACTGCGTATCGAATGCATGGATGGCCGCGAGCTCAAGCGCTGGCGGTTTACCGACGCGCAACTGGCGGCGGCACACTTCGATGACGCGCTGCAGGCCTGGCAAATCAGCAACGACACCGGCAGCCATCGTCTAGTCTGCCTGAGTGCTTTCTCCCCAAGCGACGAGGATGACGAGCAGGAATAA
- a CDS encoding lactonase family protein — translation MKRHLLPLLLASGITVLSSHAMAASGYDLLVGTYTNNTSEGIYRYHFDSATGQIGAKPLQVTKVENPSWLTISKDQKHLFAVNENGPDSTHDKVGKVSAFKIDPKSHDLTLINQVEAKGEDPTFSSLAKGEKHLFVANYEVHPNPNGSLSVFGVGADGTLSELVQQESHDAASKVVADRQASDHVHSVVSSPDGRFVYVQDLGADKVFVYHYDAANTAKPLTAASPASIDLPPGSGPRHLLFSADGKHAYLTTEMSAQVFVFDVKAGNLVQKQVVELAAGGDAKHKAAAALHFSADGKFFYVTNRGEASELLAFTVDKATGELKEVQRRSVEGVEPREFTVDPSGKFVLIANQKSNQIVVVKRDPASGKLGETVQKFDIDAPSDVKFLR, via the coding sequence ATGAAACGCCATCTCCTGCCCCTGCTGCTGGCCAGCGGAATCACCGTGCTCTCGTCCCACGCCATGGCCGCCAGCGGCTATGACCTGCTGGTGGGCACCTACACCAACAACACCAGTGAAGGCATCTACCGCTACCACTTCGACAGCGCCACCGGCCAGATCGGTGCCAAGCCGCTGCAAGTGACCAAGGTGGAAAACCCATCCTGGCTGACCATCAGCAAGGACCAGAAACACCTGTTCGCGGTCAACGAAAACGGCCCTGACTCCACCCATGACAAAGTGGGCAAGGTCAGCGCCTTCAAGATCGACCCCAAAAGCCACGACCTGACCCTGATCAACCAGGTCGAGGCCAAGGGTGAGGACCCGACGTTCTCGAGCCTGGCCAAGGGTGAAAAACACCTGTTCGTGGCTAACTACGAAGTCCACCCGAACCCCAACGGCAGCCTGTCGGTATTCGGCGTGGGCGCCGACGGCACGCTGAGCGAGCTGGTTCAACAGGAAAGCCACGACGCGGCCTCCAAGGTGGTTGCCGATCGCCAGGCCAGCGACCACGTTCACTCGGTGGTTTCCAGCCCTGATGGCCGTTTCGTCTACGTCCAGGACCTGGGCGCCGACAAGGTGTTCGTCTACCACTACGACGCGGCCAACACAGCCAAGCCGCTGACCGCTGCATCGCCCGCCTCCATTGACCTGCCGCCAGGCAGCGGCCCGCGCCACCTGCTGTTCAGCGCCGACGGCAAGCACGCCTACCTGACCACCGAAATGAGCGCCCAGGTGTTCGTGTTCGACGTCAAGGCTGGCAACCTGGTGCAAAAACAAGTGGTGGAACTGGCCGCTGGCGGCGACGCCAAGCACAAGGCCGCTGCCGCGTTGCATTTTTCGGCCGACGGCAAGTTCTTCTACGTCACCAACCGTGGCGAAGCGAGCGAGCTGCTGGCGTTCACCGTCGACAAGGCCACAGGCGAGCTGAAGGAAGTGCAGCGTCGTTCCGTGGAAGGCGTCGAACCGCGCGAATTCACCGTCGACCCCAGCGGCAAGTTCGTGCTGATCGCCAACCAGAAGAGCAACCAGATCGTCGTGGTCAAGCGTGACCCGGCCAGCGGCAAGCTGGGTGAGACGGTGCAGAAGTTCGACATCGATGCGCCGTCGGATGTGAAGTTCCTGCGCTAA
- a CDS encoding DUF2945 domain-containing protein, protein MNTPFKAGDAVRWNSEAGEIHGKVVKVHTHDVEFLGKTRRASREEPQYEVKSDKTGHLAMHHGDALKST, encoded by the coding sequence ATGAACACCCCCTTCAAGGCAGGCGATGCCGTGCGCTGGAACTCAGAGGCCGGAGAGATTCACGGCAAGGTCGTCAAGGTGCATACCCATGACGTGGAGTTTCTCGGCAAGACGCGTCGCGCGTCCCGGGAGGAGCCGCAATACGAGGTCAAGAGTGACAAGACCGGGCACCTGGCGATGCATCATGGTGATGCACTGAAATCGACTTGA
- the uvsE gene encoding UV DNA damage repair endonuclease UvsE: MSHPRIGFACQYRHSIRSLSLADLKAIETAFNPRTTTLRWMSGVAPKVAQAKLMEVVTHNLDAQLRLLGYVADLPQTLRMLRLSSDLLPFYSHADVRAFYQDPAMRQWLGERFAAIGELARTADIRLSFHPGQFCVLGSDKPGVVENSLAEFEYHADMIRMMGYGVQFQDFKCNVHIAGRLGGEGVRAVWPRLSEVARRCITFENEEKTYGVDDCLQLADLAPVVLDIHHCWINENDYIAVDDPRVARIIDSWRGVRPVMHYSQPQERLQQLGFSADQKLEMADLLAVLPKRDLYAHSERMWNRWTNAYALQFSERFDIMFEAKDKNLAVLDFYRQYLA, from the coding sequence ATGTCCCACCCTCGCATCGGCTTCGCCTGCCAGTATCGGCACTCCATCCGCAGCCTGTCGCTGGCCGACTTGAAGGCTATCGAGACTGCCTTCAACCCACGTACCACCACCTTGCGCTGGATGTCCGGGGTGGCGCCGAAGGTCGCCCAGGCCAAATTGATGGAGGTGGTGACCCATAACCTCGACGCGCAATTGCGCCTGCTGGGGTACGTTGCCGACCTGCCGCAGACCCTGCGCATGCTGCGCCTGAGCAGCGACTTGCTGCCGTTCTACAGCCACGCCGATGTGCGCGCCTTCTACCAGGACCCGGCCATGCGGCAATGGCTGGGCGAGCGCTTCGCCGCCATTGGCGAGCTGGCGCGGACGGCGGACATACGGCTGTCGTTTCACCCCGGGCAATTCTGCGTACTGGGCTCCGACAAGCCGGGCGTGGTGGAAAACAGCCTGGCGGAATTTGAGTACCACGCCGACATGATCCGCATGATGGGTTACGGCGTTCAGTTCCAGGACTTCAAATGCAATGTGCACATTGCCGGCCGCCTGGGCGGGGAGGGTGTGCGTGCAGTCTGGCCACGGCTTTCAGAAGTAGCGCGCCGTTGCATCACCTTCGAGAACGAAGAAAAAACCTACGGCGTCGATGACTGCCTGCAATTGGCCGACCTGGCGCCGGTGGTGCTGGATATCCACCATTGCTGGATCAACGAGAACGACTACATCGCTGTGGATGACCCGCGGGTGGCGCGCATCATCGACAGTTGGCGCGGGGTGCGGCCCGTGATGCATTACTCGCAGCCCCAGGAGCGTTTGCAACAACTGGGTTTCAGCGCCGACCAGAAGCTCGAAATGGCCGACTTGCTTGCCGTACTGCCCAAGCGCGACCTGTACGCCCACAGCGAGCGCATGTGGAACCGCTGGACCAACGCCTACGCGCTGCAGTTCAGCGAGCGCTTCGACATCATGTTCGAAGCCAAGGACAAGAACCTGGCGGTGCTGGATTTCTACCGCCAGTACCTGGCCTGA
- a CDS encoding glutathione S-transferase — protein MRARMALRYSGAAVEIREVSLKAKPADMLAASPKGTVPVLLLDDGRVIDESLDIMRWALARHDPDGWLQADAEAMATLLADNDGRFKQALNRYKYAERHPEHPMTHYRDQGCEFLQVLEGRLERGPWLCGDRMSLADVALAPFVRQFRGVDLAWFAQAPYPRVREWIEAFIESSLFTAIMAR, from the coding sequence ATGCGTGCGCGCATGGCGCTGCGCTACAGCGGCGCGGCCGTGGAGATTCGCGAAGTGAGCCTCAAGGCCAAGCCTGCCGACATGCTCGCCGCATCGCCCAAGGGCACCGTGCCGGTGCTGCTGCTGGATGACGGCCGCGTCATCGACGAGAGCCTGGACATCATGCGCTGGGCGTTGGCGCGCCATGACCCCGACGGCTGGCTGCAAGCCGACGCCGAGGCGATGGCAACGTTGCTGGCCGACAACGATGGCCGCTTCAAGCAGGCGCTGAACCGCTACAAATACGCCGAACGCCACCCGGAACACCCCATGACCCATTACCGGGACCAGGGCTGTGAGTTTCTGCAGGTGCTGGAAGGCCGCCTTGAACGCGGCCCCTGGCTCTGCGGCGATCGCATGAGCCTGGCCGACGTCGCCCTCGCCCCCTTCGTTCGCCAGTTTCGCGGCGTAGACCTGGCGTGGTTCGCCCAGGCCCCCTACCCGCGAGTGCGCGAGTGGATCGAGGCCTTCATCGAATCATCGCTGTTCACCGCCATCATGGCTCGTTGA